A genome region from Campylobacter sp. MIT 12-8780 includes the following:
- a CDS encoding DUF342 domain-containing protein: MNLEEEILITSDPYNELLKASTKYKIDLKKLDFQILGFNTSYSIDEKEQNKLNDKELGYFDNDENFLQANLKITQEYKIKISEKSPAQTELSQRIKLISDKTTNKLIAVIELGGLEFYKSIAMDILQDIYKKMIKEEFFIGIRIFDFKQKLIDLLNELKEQKLHRKKAYILVCKGVHSISAESEKLVLAYRENFKQEKVQKVSIIGVNEGDLVLKHITPGLTREGKNLKLEPIKAFVPPEKKIEFSCSANFELTKMNENTYKSCIGEYKAKKKGFVSEMNHNFEIENELNLSSVNFKDTGAICAGLDKNVTINIRNASELEEAVGSGVYIECENLTINGNVAGNTTLKAKVLKIYGHTHSTSKMSAEQAYISTHRGYLEAKEADIDSIENGSIKADLAKIKKSLGANITAKKVSILTPANNNTIIFSQIAYVDQCQSGTNNKFHAQVIDFKDDLQAKLKQIQERQKALPALIENLKHNINSSKNGVETLLKTIAKLKSQNQAIPPNFAPIIKEFQNFTQELNKLQLEENELNLEEQKIIKTLGEAQDELLEAQVINKGGVWGDMNEIKFKFLFPKSELLHATSANEVAKRFFVKRDFDNEGKIKLESANEYNEKDIEWSQPSKA; the protein is encoded by the coding sequence ATGAATTTAGAAGAAGAAATTCTCATCACAAGCGATCCGTATAATGAGCTTTTAAAAGCAAGCACAAAATATAAAATCGATCTTAAAAAGCTTGATTTTCAAATTTTAGGCTTTAATACAAGCTATAGTATCGATGAAAAAGAACAAAACAAACTTAATGATAAAGAGCTTGGCTATTTTGATAATGATGAAAATTTCTTACAAGCAAATTTAAAAATCACTCAAGAATACAAAATCAAAATCAGCGAAAAAAGCCCAGCCCAAACAGAACTTAGCCAAAGGATCAAACTTATCAGCGACAAAACCACAAACAAACTTATCGCTGTGATCGAGCTAGGCGGACTTGAATTTTACAAAAGCATAGCTATGGATATCTTGCAAGATATTTATAAAAAGATGATTAAAGAAGAATTTTTTATAGGTATTCGTATTTTTGACTTTAAACAAAAACTCATTGATTTGCTCAATGAACTTAAAGAGCAAAAATTACATAGAAAAAAAGCATATATACTTGTTTGCAAAGGCGTGCATTCTATCTCAGCAGAAAGTGAAAAACTCGTTTTAGCTTATAGAGAAAATTTCAAACAAGAAAAGGTGCAAAAGGTAAGTATCATCGGGGTTAATGAAGGGGATTTGGTGCTTAAACACATCACACCCGGACTTACAAGAGAAGGCAAGAACTTAAAGCTTGAACCTATCAAAGCTTTCGTGCCACCTGAAAAAAAGATAGAGTTTTCTTGCTCCGCAAATTTTGAGCTTACAAAGATGAATGAAAATACTTATAAAAGTTGCATTGGTGAATATAAAGCCAAAAAGAAAGGCTTTGTAAGCGAAATGAACCATAATTTTGAGATCGAAAATGAGCTGAATTTATCTTCAGTCAATTTCAAAGATACTGGAGCTATTTGTGCTGGGCTTGATAAAAATGTAACTATAAATATAAGAAATGCAAGCGAGCTTGAAGAAGCTGTGGGCTCTGGAGTGTATATTGAGTGTGAAAATCTAACTATAAATGGCAATGTTGCTGGAAACACAACCTTAAAGGCTAAGGTGCTTAAAATTTACGGACACACACACAGCACAAGTAAAATGAGTGCTGAACAAGCCTATATATCAACGCATAGAGGATATTTAGAAGCTAAAGAAGCTGATATTGATAGTATTGAAAACGGCTCTATAAAAGCGGACCTTGCAAAGATCAAAAAGAGCTTAGGAGCAAATATCACAGCTAAAAAAGTCAGCATACTTACCCCAGCAAATAACAATACCATCATTTTTAGCCAAATTGCTTATGTTGATCAATGCCAATCTGGCACAAATAATAAATTTCATGCTCAAGTCATTGATTTTAAAGATGATTTGCAAGCAAAATTAAAGCAAATTCAAGAAAGACAAAAGGCTTTGCCAGCACTCATTGAAAACCTTAAACACAACATAAACTCAAGCAAAAATGGAGTAGAAACCCTTTTAAAAACTATCGCTAAGCTTAAAAGCCAAAATCAAGCTATACCGCCAAATTTTGCTCCTATCATCAAAGAATTTCAGAATTTTACTCAAGAATTAAACAAGCTTCAACTTGAAGAAAATGAGCTTAATCTTGAAGAACAAAAGATTATCAAGACTTTAGGAGAGGCTCAAGATGAGCTTTTGGAAGCTCAAGTGATCAACAAAGGTGGCGTGTGGGGGGATATGAATGAGATTAAATTTAAGTTTTTATTCCCAAAAAGTGAGCTTTTGCATGCTACAAGTGCAAACGAAGTTGCTAAACGTTTTTTTGTAAAAAGAGACTTTGACAATGAAGGTAAAATCAAGCTTGAAAGTGCAAATGAATACAACGAAAAGGATATAGAATGGTCGCAGCCATCGAAGGCATAA
- the ruvA gene encoding Holliday junction branch migration protein RuvA, translating into MVAAIEGIITYKEPTFAIIKTSSGVSYGVHVSLFCTAKLEKGQKIELLTSPIIKEDSQKLYGFLDKNEQKMFELLLKVNGVGASTALAICSTLDTNSFYQALSLGDESAFIKVPGIGAKSAKRIIVELADKQFKFESVDDHKSQALAALVSLGFNQSKAISVLAKCDAKETSELVKQALKQLS; encoded by the coding sequence ATGGTCGCAGCCATCGAAGGCATAATCACATACAAAGAACCAACCTTTGCTATCATTAAAACAAGCTCGGGTGTAAGTTATGGGGTGCATGTGTCTTTATTTTGCACAGCAAAGCTTGAAAAAGGACAAAAAATAGAGCTTTTAACCAGCCCCATCATCAAAGAGGACTCACAAAAACTCTATGGCTTTTTAGATAAAAATGAGCAAAAAATGTTTGAATTGCTTTTAAAGGTAAATGGCGTTGGTGCTAGCACAGCCCTAGCTATTTGCTCGACTTTAGATACAAATTCTTTTTATCAAGCTTTAAGCTTAGGTGATGAAAGTGCTTTTATTAAAGTTCCAGGAATTGGTGCAAAAAGTGCAAAACGCATTATCGTTGAGTTAGCAGACAAGCAGTTTAAATTTGAAAGTGTAGATGATCACAAAAGTCAAGCCTTAGCTGCTCTTGTATCCTTAGGCTTTAATCAAAGCAAAGCCATATCAGTGCTTGCAAAATGCGACGCTAAAGAAACTTCAGAGCTTGTCAAACAAGCTTTAAAACAACTTTCTTAA
- a CDS encoding alpha/beta fold hydrolase: MALCNLNFENTAYEISYELTNLKAQKSLLILHGWGANKELMKQAFNPVLSEYKCLYLDLAGFGKSNSPISLDTKGYANLIEAFLKHLHFTPNALMGHSFGGKICALLSLNQNAELLILLSSAGIIWQKSLKTRLKIKLFKALKALGLGKFYTLFASKDAQNLNPLMYETFKKVVDEDFSEVFAQIPCKSLIFWGQDDKATPLKSGEKIASLIKENELYPLKGDHFFFLKHAEFIAKIIHKNLEQS, from the coding sequence ATGGCACTTTGCAATCTTAACTTTGAAAATACAGCTTATGAGATCAGCTATGAGCTTACTAATCTAAAAGCCCAAAAATCCCTACTCATACTCCACGGCTGGGGAGCAAATAAAGAGCTGATGAAACAGGCTTTTAATCCTGTTTTAAGCGAATACAAATGCTTATATTTAGACCTAGCTGGCTTTGGTAAGTCAAATAGCCCCATTAGCCTTGATACCAAGGGATATGCAAACTTAATTGAGGCTTTTTTAAAGCATTTGCATTTTACGCCAAATGCTTTGATGGGGCATTCTTTTGGGGGCAAAATTTGCGCTTTATTAAGTCTAAACCAAAACGCAGAACTTCTTATCTTGCTTTCCTCAGCTGGCATTATCTGGCAAAAAAGCTTAAAAACAAGGCTTAAAATCAAGCTTTTTAAAGCCTTAAAAGCTCTTGGCTTGGGTAAATTTTATACTCTTTTTGCAAGCAAAGACGCACAAAATTTAAACCCCTTGATGTATGAAACTTTTAAAAAAGTCGTTGATGAGGATTTTAGTGAAGTTTTTGCTCAAATTCCTTGCAAGAGTCTTATTTTTTGGGGACAAGATGATAAGGCTACACCTTTAAAAAGTGGAGAAAAAATCGCCTCGCTTATCAAAGAAAATGAATTGTATCCCCTCAAAGGCGATCATTTCTTTTTTCTAAAACATGCTGAGTTTATCGCCAAAATCATTCATAAAAACTTGGAGCAATCATGA
- a CDS encoding ABC transporter ATP-binding protein: MNKTRKDMNLKEVLIRFKPYYIEHKLYFLLVGVGIILSAAGTSLSAWIMEPVINGIFINKGKEMLYYLPLGIIGVYLLKDIGMYIQSYYTAFIGTRILQKLRDHMLKNILSLDMHFFHKYRSGELMSRCTGDIGALQSIVSNIIPEFIRDFIMVVGLLAVVIYQSPTLAFFALVVIPLALYPLILFAKKLRKIGHASQEKNADMLSRLSEIFSNIELIKANNAHTKEELKFSKENQELARLSLKSARVDAAISPIMEIFGSIGVAVVIFIGGKEVVDGSLDVGKFSSFITALFMAYTPLKKLSSMYGRIQGAMAASERVFYLLDLRAEIQDGKDELKHIQRIEFKNVYLRYEDDKHALNGTSFAFEKGQICALVGPSGGGKSSIINLLLRFYDKQKGEILLNEKDITNYTLKSLRLRIALVTQNIYLFNDTIAENVAYSEEFDEARVIQALKEASAYDFVQDLGGINAVLQEHGKNLSGGQKQRIAIARALYKNPDLLIFDEATSALDNESEKAIVSSIEKLKKDHAILIIAHRLSTIENADTIVVVEKGKVIATGNDAYLLEHCSLYKKFKEKSAQGEEI, encoded by the coding sequence ATGAATAAAACGCGTAAAGATATGAATTTAAAAGAAGTTTTGATCCGCTTTAAGCCTTATTATATAGAGCATAAGCTTTATTTTTTACTTGTGGGTGTTGGCATTATCTTAAGTGCAGCTGGGACATCTTTAAGTGCTTGGATAATGGAGCCGGTGATTAATGGAATTTTTATTAACAAGGGCAAGGAAATGCTGTATTATCTGCCTCTTGGTATCATTGGGGTGTATTTGCTTAAAGATATAGGTATGTATATACAAAGCTATTATACAGCCTTTATAGGCACACGTATTTTGCAAAAACTTCGCGATCATATGCTTAAAAATATACTCAGCCTTGATATGCACTTTTTTCATAAGTATAGAAGCGGAGAATTGATGAGCCGCTGCACCGGCGATATAGGGGCTTTACAAAGCATAGTTTCAAACATAATCCCTGAGTTTATAAGGGATTTTATTATGGTTGTGGGGCTTTTGGCTGTAGTGATTTATCAAAGTCCAACTCTGGCTTTTTTTGCCCTTGTTGTTATCCCACTTGCTCTATATCCGCTCATACTTTTTGCAAAAAAATTAAGAAAGATAGGACACGCTTCTCAAGAAAAAAATGCTGATATGCTTTCAAGATTAAGCGAAATTTTTTCAAATATAGAGCTTATTAAAGCCAATAATGCTCATACTAAAGAAGAACTTAAATTTAGCAAGGAAAATCAAGAGCTTGCTCGGCTAAGCTTAAAAAGTGCAAGGGTTGATGCGGCTATTAGTCCTATCATGGAAATTTTTGGCTCTATAGGTGTTGCTGTAGTGATCTTTATAGGTGGAAAAGAAGTTGTTGATGGTTCGCTTGATGTGGGTAAGTTTTCAAGTTTTATTACTGCGCTTTTTATGGCTTACACTCCGCTTAAAAAACTCTCATCAATGTATGGACGCATACAAGGAGCAATGGCAGCAAGTGAAAGAGTGTTTTATCTGCTTGACTTAAGAGCTGAAATTCAAGATGGCAAAGACGAGCTTAAACACATACAAAGGATAGAGTTTAAAAATGTGTATTTGCGTTATGAAGATGATAAGCACGCACTTAATGGCACAAGCTTTGCTTTTGAAAAAGGACAAATTTGTGCTTTAGTTGGACCAAGTGGGGGTGGAAAAAGCTCTATCATCAATCTTTTGCTAAGATTTTATGACAAACAAAAGGGTGAAATTTTACTCAATGAAAAAGATATCACAAACTATACTTTAAAATCCCTCCGCCTTAGAATCGCCCTAGTGACTCAAAATATCTATCTTTTTAATGATACAATCGCTGAAAATGTCGCTTATAGTGAGGAATTTGATGAAGCAAGGGTGATACAAGCTTTAAAAGAAGCAAGTGCGTATGATTTTGTGCAAGATTTAGGTGGTATAAATGCCGTGTTGCAAGAGCATGGTAAAAATTTAAGCGGAGGGCAAAAACAACGCATAGCTATAGCAAGGGCTTTGTATAAAAATCCAGACTTACTCATCTTTGATGAAGCCACTTCAGCTCTTGATAATGAAAGCGAAAAGGCTATAGTTTCAAGTATAGAAAAGCTAAAAAAAGATCACGCCATACTCATCATCGCTCACCGCCTTAGCACTATAGAAAATGCTGATACTATAGTTGTGGTTGAAAAGGGCAAGGTTATAGCCACAGGAAATGATGCTTATTTGCTTGAACATTGTAGCTTATATAAGAAATTTAAAGAAAAAAGTGCTCAAGGAGAAGAAATTTAA
- a CDS encoding type II toxin-antitoxin system Phd/YefM family antitoxin, protein MIPFHQEEIFTATEVVRNFSTILEKVSKNKNGKLVILKNNKFQAVMLSMDEYERLINAVNLLENIYKNQKN, encoded by the coding sequence ATGATACCTTTTCATCAAGAAGAAATTTTTACCGCCACTGAAGTGGTGCGAAATTTCAGCACCATACTTGAAAAAGTCAGCAAAAACAAAAATGGAAAATTAGTCATACTCAAAAACAATAAATTTCAAGCCGTAATGCTCAGTATGGACGAATACGAACGCCTTATTAATGCAGTCAATTTACTTGAAAATATCTACAAAAACCAAAAGAATTAA
- the cysS gene encoding cysteine--tRNA ligase, with protein sequence MILFDSVSKQKKELSKKQVNIYLCGPTTYDHAHLGHARSSICFDLLRRVLLALNFKIKFARNYTDIDDKILKKMQENNQSLEELTAFYIASYEEDMRALNVLEPNFKPRATHFIKEMIVLIQELINKGFTYTLKDGIYLDTSKDKAYLSLSHRCFENNISRLENESKKRNESDFVLWKFDENFYPAAFGKGRPGWHSECVAMIESLFKEGLDIHCGGIDLLFPHHENEACQCRLAFDKNLASFWLHNGFVKIDGEKMSKSLNNSFFVKDALKSFQGEVLRLYLLSSHYRAHFSYSLQDLAGAKKRLDKLYRLKKRLGLEAFKDLETQESKESFKSELALNLLFNLKDDLNISAALASFDEFINESNQKLDEDSKNKALKAELSKALEEACLILGLGFLDTNAYFQFGVSKDELDFIEEQIALRAEAKKEKDFQKADAIRANLLAKGISLQDTPNGVVWEKNNE encoded by the coding sequence ATGATTTTATTTGATAGTGTTTCAAAGCAAAAAAAAGAGCTAAGTAAAAAACAAGTAAATATCTATCTATGCGGTCCTACAACTTATGATCACGCACATTTAGGGCATGCTAGAAGTAGCATTTGTTTTGATTTGTTGCGTAGAGTTTTGCTTGCTCTTAATTTTAAAATAAAATTTGCAAGAAATTACACTGATATAGATGATAAAATTCTTAAAAAAATGCAAGAAAACAACCAAAGCCTAGAAGAACTTACCGCCTTTTACATAGCTTCTTATGAAGAGGATATGAGGGCTTTAAATGTTTTAGAGCCAAATTTTAAGCCAAGAGCGACACATTTTATCAAAGAAATGATTGTTTTGATACAAGAGCTTATAAATAAAGGCTTTACTTATACACTTAAAGATGGAATTTATCTTGATACAAGCAAAGATAAAGCCTATCTAAGCCTTTCTCATAGGTGCTTTGAAAACAATATCAGCCGCCTTGAAAATGAGAGCAAAAAACGCAATGAAAGTGATTTTGTGCTGTGGAAATTTGATGAAAACTTTTATCCTGCAGCCTTTGGTAAAGGGCGTCCAGGTTGGCATAGTGAATGCGTTGCCATGATAGAAAGTCTCTTTAAAGAAGGGCTTGATATACATTGTGGAGGTATAGATTTACTTTTTCCTCATCATGAAAATGAGGCTTGTCAGTGCCGTTTAGCCTTTGATAAAAACCTCGCTTCATTTTGGCTACACAATGGCTTTGTAAAAATTGACGGCGAGAAGATGAGTAAGAGTTTAAATAATAGCTTTTTTGTCAAGGACGCTTTAAAATCTTTTCAAGGAGAAGTCTTAAGGCTATATCTTTTAAGCTCACATTATAGGGCACATTTTTCTTATTCTTTGCAGGATTTAGCTGGGGCTAAAAAAAGGCTTGATAAGCTTTACCGCCTTAAAAAACGCTTAGGTTTAGAGGCTTTTAAGGACTTAGAAACTCAAGAATCAAAAGAAAGCTTTAAAAGCGAGCTTGCTTTAAATTTGCTTTTCAATTTAAAAGATGATTTAAATATCTCAGCAGCCCTTGCAAGCTTTGATGAGTTTATAAACGAGAGTAATCAAAAGCTTGATGAAGATAGTAAAAACAAAGCCTTAAAAGCCGAGCTTAGCAAAGCCTTAGAAGAAGCTTGTTTGATCTTGGGGCTTGGTTTTTTAGATACAAATGCGTATTTTCAATTTGGCGTAAGTAAAGATGAGCTTGACTTTATTGAGGAGCAAATCGCCTTAAGAGCTGAAGCAAAAAAAGAAAAAGACTTTCAAAAAGCCGATGCAATCAGAGCAAATTTACTTGCAAAAGGCATTAGCTTGCAAGATACACCAAATGGCGTAGTATGGGAAAAAAATAATGAATAA
- the murJ gene encoding murein biosynthesis integral membrane protein MurJ, which yields MQKNKVFKNFIINALGILFSRVLGLVRDVLLALFLGAGLYSDIFFVAIKMPAFFRRIFAEGAFGQSFLPNFTSAKKKGAFTLAVLVQFCAIVFLFCLLVSFFAEFFTKIFAFGFNAQTIAMAAPLVAINFWYLFFIFLVTLLGAILNYEQKFFITSFSSSFFNLCIVLAAFFVDANEPEKNLYYFSYAIVLSGLAQLIWHIIALRNNAVIKAMFLSIKLKKTKVRLKKFYSTFFHGILGSSATQLSTLLDTTIASFLLTGSISYLYYANRVFQLPLALFAIALTQVSFPKILKHLKSGEEKLALSFMQKALEALSFLLILATIIGIIFAHEITALLFERGNFSDKDTKLTALVLISYMLGLLPFGLQKLLSLWLYAKFKQKIAAIIAFKALLISLIFSLACVFLIENAEYKVIGVSLASSVSAFYLLGANIKEFGFARFFSLIRLKHFLIACVLLLAFALLLLEFKAIMIQCLVYTYEFFKGLI from the coding sequence GTGCAAAAAAATAAAGTCTTTAAAAATTTCATCATCAATGCCTTGGGTATATTATTTTCTCGTGTTTTAGGGCTAGTTAGAGATGTGCTTTTGGCTTTGTTTTTAGGAGCTGGGCTTTATAGTGATATTTTCTTTGTGGCTATTAAAATGCCTGCTTTTTTTAGACGCATTTTTGCTGAAGGTGCTTTTGGGCAGAGTTTTTTGCCAAATTTTACTAGTGCGAAAAAAAAAGGCGCTTTTACCCTTGCTGTTTTGGTGCAGTTTTGTGCTATAGTGTTTTTATTTTGCTTACTGGTAAGTTTTTTTGCTGAGTTTTTTACCAAAATCTTTGCTTTTGGTTTTAATGCTCAAACTATAGCCATGGCAGCTCCACTTGTGGCTATAAATTTTTGGTATTTGTTTTTTATCTTTTTGGTTACGCTTTTAGGAGCGATTTTAAATTATGAGCAGAAATTTTTTATCACTTCTTTTTCAAGCTCCTTTTTTAACCTCTGCATAGTTTTAGCAGCTTTTTTTGTTGATGCGAATGAGCCTGAGAAAAATTTATATTATTTTTCTTATGCCATAGTTTTAAGTGGACTTGCTCAACTCATCTGGCATATCATAGCCTTACGCAATAATGCTGTGATAAAAGCCATGTTCTTAAGTATAAAACTTAAAAAAACTAAGGTGCGTTTAAAGAAATTTTACAGCACTTTTTTTCATGGCATATTAGGAAGCTCAGCCACTCAGCTAAGCACGCTTTTAGATACGACTATAGCAAGCTTTTTACTTACTGGAAGCATTTCTTATCTTTATTATGCAAACCGCGTTTTTCAGCTTCCACTAGCTCTTTTTGCCATAGCCTTAACTCAAGTTTCTTTTCCAAAGATACTCAAACACCTTAAAAGTGGGGAAGAAAAATTAGCTCTAAGCTTTATGCAAAAGGCTTTAGAAGCTTTATCTTTTTTACTTATCTTAGCTACCATCATCGGTATAATTTTTGCTCATGAGATCACGGCTTTGCTTTTTGAGAGGGGAAATTTTAGCGATAAAGATACCAAGCTTACAGCCTTAGTGCTTATTTCTTATATGCTTGGGCTTTTGCCCTTTGGCTTACAAAAGCTACTCTCACTTTGGTTGTATGCAAAATTCAAGCAAAAAATCGCTGCGATAATAGCCTTTAAAGCCTTGCTTATTTCTTTAATTTTTTCTTTAGCTTGTGTGTTTTTGATAGAAAATGCAGAGTATAAAGTCATAGGCGTATCTTTGGCTAGTTCAGTAAGTGCTTTTTACTTACTTGGTGCAAATATCAAAGAATTTGGTTTTGCGCGTTTTTTTAGCCTTATTCGTTTAAAACATTTTCTCATCGCTTGCGTGCTTTTACTAGCTTTTGCTTTACTTTTACTTGAATTTAAAGCTATAATGATACAATGCTTAGTTTATACTTATGAATTTTTTAAAGGGCTTATATGA
- a CDS encoding Mur ligase family protein, whose translation MIDLFLLNEAVSAFILNLCIGFYLILALQWYSYKLSRVFFHFARPFWHIYFIIVPWFVYILVPQFFIIFTLIYLLFFVFWYKKLDKKLVFTHKVKVFLSLLISFSLILSLSSYVFEFRANLLALVCALVALKCFDLYQKHKFIKQAQNKLAKLNKLTIILITASYGKTSMKKFLYELLKDDFLTHATPRSVNTLLGIVKDINENLNSNTQIYIAEAGARQKSDILELTQLLNPQICIVGEIGQAHLEYFKSKENIRATKLEALQSKRLQKAFLHSSTLMQESRTQIIYDTKLSSAKASLEGLEFSLKLDDTEQDFKANLLGEFNAQNLCACILVAKFLGLSLEKLKTKVQALQSVEHRLQIITKEPKFIIDDGFNGNFEGMKQSYELCKSYKGRKVLVTPGIIEVSKAQNEALASVINECFDFVIIIGESNAQLLNACIKIEKLVLKDKNELVQSLATHTKNGDLILFSNDTPSFM comes from the coding sequence ATGATTGATCTTTTTTTACTTAACGAAGCTGTATCGGCTTTTATTTTAAATTTATGCATTGGTTTTTATCTTATCCTTGCTTTGCAGTGGTATTCTTATAAGCTTTCACGCGTATTTTTTCACTTTGCACGCCCTTTTTGGCATATATATTTTATCATTGTGCCTTGGTTTGTGTATATACTTGTGCCGCAATTTTTTATCATTTTTACTCTTATATATTTGCTCTTTTTTGTTTTTTGGTATAAAAAACTTGATAAAAAGCTGGTTTTTACTCACAAAGTCAAGGTTTTTTTAAGCTTACTTATAAGCTTTAGTTTAATCCTTAGCTTAAGCTCTTATGTATTTGAATTTAGAGCGAATTTACTTGCTTTAGTATGTGCTTTAGTGGCTTTAAAATGTTTTGATCTGTATCAAAAACACAAATTTATAAAACAGGCTCAAAACAAGCTTGCAAAACTTAATAAACTCACCATCATCTTAATCACCGCAAGCTATGGCAAAACAAGTATGAAAAAGTTTTTATATGAACTTTTAAAAGATGATTTTTTAACGCATGCTACCCCAAGAAGTGTCAATACCTTGCTTGGCATAGTCAAAGACATCAATGAAAATTTAAACTCAAACACCCAAATTTACATAGCCGAAGCAGGAGCAAGACAAAAAAGCGATATACTAGAACTTACCCAGCTTTTAAATCCTCAAATTTGCATAGTTGGCGAGATAGGACAGGCGCATTTAGAGTATTTTAAAAGCAAGGAAAATATCCGTGCAACCAAGCTTGAAGCCTTACAATCAAAACGTCTTCAAAAAGCCTTTTTACACTCCTCAACCCTCATGCAAGAAAGTAGGACACAAATCATTTATGATACTAAGCTAAGTAGTGCAAAAGCCAGCCTTGAAGGGCTTGAGTTTAGCTTAAAACTTGATGATACAGAACAAGACTTTAAGGCAAATTTGCTTGGGGAGTTTAATGCTCAAAATCTTTGCGCTTGCATTCTTGTTGCAAAGTTCTTAGGACTAAGCCTAGAAAAGCTAAAAACCAAAGTTCAAGCCCTACAAAGCGTAGAGCACCGCTTACAAATCATCACTAAAGAGCCAAAATTTATCATTGATGATGGCTTTAATGGCAATTTTGAGGGCATGAAACAAAGCTATGAGCTTTGCAAAAGCTATAAAGGACGCAAAGTTCTAGTAACTCCGGGCATTATAGAGGTAAGCAAAGCACAAAATGAAGCCCTTGCAAGCGTGATAAATGAATGCTTTGACTTTGTCATCATCATAGGCGAAAGCAATGCCCAACTCTTAAACGCTTGCATTAAAATAGAAAAGCTAGTGCTAAAAGACAAAAACGAACTCGTGCAAAGCTTAGCTACACACACAAAAAATGGGGATTTAATCCTCTTTTCAAACGATACACCGAGCTTTATGTAA
- a CDS encoding D-alanine--D-alanine ligase, producing the protein MKYAVIFGANSYEHEISIVSAVVLKKVFRADMSFVYCDSLGHFYLIPKDKMNAKTFSSKAYLKEKELFLKQGGFFEKGLFGEKKLECEMYINLVHGKDGEDGKFASLFEFFKLAYIGPRIEASVLSYNKELTKIYAQKVGVKTLPYKLLKSYDKASLAQDFDFPCIIKPARLGSSIGISVVKDKDELEYAKDVGFEFDEELLVEPFIKDIKEYNLAGCMIKDDFIFSMIEEPQKKELLDFEQKYLSFSGSNEVKEAKLDEALKAQFYEAFKKIYNPLFKGALIRCDFFVIDNEIYINEINPNPGSLANYLFDDFSVVLERLAKNVKNEKKIKTDFAFLHSINGSKGKL; encoded by the coding sequence ATGAAATACGCAGTGATTTTTGGAGCCAATTCATACGAACATGAGATCAGCATAGTTTCAGCTGTGGTGCTTAAAAAGGTATTTAGAGCTGATATGAGCTTTGTGTATTGTGATAGCTTGGGGCATTTTTATCTTATCCCTAAGGATAAAATGAATGCAAAAACCTTTAGCAGCAAAGCTTATCTTAAAGAAAAAGAGCTTTTTTTAAAACAAGGCGGCTTTTTTGAAAAGGGCTTGTTTGGAGAAAAAAAGCTAGAATGCGAAATGTATATCAACCTCGTGCATGGTAAAGACGGAGAAGATGGAAAATTTGCTTCTTTGTTTGAATTTTTTAAGCTTGCTTACATAGGACCTCGCATAGAAGCGAGCGTGCTTTCATATAACAAAGAACTGACTAAAATTTACGCTCAAAAAGTTGGCGTAAAAACCCTGCCTTATAAGCTTTTAAAAAGCTATGATAAAGCTTCTTTAGCTCAAGACTTTGACTTTCCTTGTATCATAAAGCCAGCAAGATTAGGTTCAAGCATAGGCATAAGCGTAGTTAAGGATAAAGATGAGCTTGAGTATGCTAAAGATGTGGGCTTTGAATTTGATGAGGAATTGCTTGTAGAACCTTTTATCAAAGACATTAAGGAGTATAATTTAGCAGGGTGTATGATCAAGGATGATTTTATTTTTTCTATGATAGAAGAGCCACAAAAAAAAGAGCTTTTGGACTTTGAGCAAAAATACCTCAGCTTTTCAGGCAGCAATGAAGTCAAAGAAGCCAAGCTTGATGAGGCTTTAAAAGCTCAATTTTACGAAGCCTTTAAAAAGATATACAATCCTTTGTTTAAAGGAGCATTGATAAGGTGTGATTTTTTTGTGATTGACAATGAAATATATATCAATGAAATCAATCCAAATCCGGGTTCTTTAGCAAACTATCTTTTTGATGATTTTTCTGTGGTGCTTGAACGTCTTGCAAAAAATGTTAAAAATGAGAAAAAAATCAAAACTGACTTTGCTTTTTTGCACTCCATTAATGGCTCAAAAGGAAAATTATAG